In the Leptospira limi genome, one interval contains:
- the nusB gene encoding transcription antitermination factor NusB, with the protein MSSRHRGRSLALMCLYQIDLVGTDPDRAMKFDWYDKKITREEKDYAVFLVKGVVENRKAIDTLIKKYSENWELSRISVVNRCILRLSILSLQKEPFLAAPVVINEAVELTKEFETDESAQFINGLLDAFYKKEILTKESH; encoded by the coding sequence ATGAGTTCTAGACACCGTGGGCGTAGCCTTGCCCTCATGTGCCTCTACCAAATTGATTTAGTGGGAACAGACCCCGATCGTGCCATGAAATTTGATTGGTACGACAAAAAAATCACCCGAGAAGAAAAGGATTATGCTGTCTTTCTTGTGAAAGGAGTGGTCGAAAATCGAAAAGCGATCGATACTCTTATTAAGAAGTATTCGGAGAATTGGGAACTTTCGCGTATTTCCGTTGTCAATCGTTGTATTTTGCGTTTATCAATCCTAAGTTTGCAAAAGGAACCTTTCCTTGCTGCTCCCGTTGTCATCAATGAAGCGGTGGAACTCACAAAGGAATTTGAAACAGACGAATCTGCACAATTCATCAACGGACTACTCGATGCCTTCTATAAGAAGGAGATCTTAACAAAAGAGTCCCACTAA
- a CDS encoding tetratricopeptide repeat protein, with protein sequence MDPIQKNRFRIEEQTSKPSYYQEDPYLRNLGKEKETTYESETTVRRPVLSFLFWSFLVLLILGFLTAAYWWYLQKKQNPEEIAKVLKDLPTDKKALSLLVDKPYLPDDSVNPKLAACLNAYHNRYVNRVGTVCEEFLNSPGSDEDKSIALTVLGVMYDEAGRYINAIERLEKAIQYDSKNYFAFYNLSLAFKHAGKFEEARRAAQRAKEIAPNDYRVALLQGNLFQEIGDPTSAIEAYKEGQALAPSDVTLTYNLAISYLKQGNMAEAISEFQKVVQTAPNSQTAVLSYGHLGTIFYQREDYDRAEYYFREVIRLKTGDAKAYYNLGLVYLKKKVPEEAAKYFQKALDSNANEPEVYRYIADAFLSMGQTNMAITALKKALLLKPSDVDSLFALAELYYKKGELVEAESLFRRIIRLTPGDTYSETAYVNLGIILDEMERYSESIAAFEGALALNPKNQSAYYNLGLSYLHAGKPTMAIESLRKSQALDPNHVPSRLAIADYYLENRFYNEAISEYEEAIAWKPELYEARLKLADVYIQTKNYPAAEKMLVYVLENAKDPKEIKLAHRKLALSYASSGNSGLSRKAKEEAFRATHIDPEDMESRLVLAKILIDSGSLVDREKAIEELTVITRSDVTPTISSKAHNYLGVCYFKNGEFKRALSSFQTAIDLNPSLSEAYENKRAARAQYEKSLESKKRTFY encoded by the coding sequence ATGGATCCTATCCAAAAAAACCGCTTTCGCATTGAGGAACAAACCTCCAAGCCAAGTTATTACCAGGAAGATCCATACTTAAGGAACCTGGGAAAAGAAAAAGAAACGACGTATGAATCAGAAACAACGGTAAGGCGACCAGTTTTATCGTTTTTGTTTTGGTCGTTTCTTGTTTTATTGATCCTTGGGTTTTTAACCGCCGCTTACTGGTGGTATTTACAAAAAAAACAAAATCCTGAAGAAATTGCCAAAGTCCTGAAAGACCTTCCCACAGACAAAAAAGCACTGAGCCTTCTTGTCGATAAACCGTATCTGCCAGATGATTCGGTGAATCCGAAACTTGCAGCCTGTCTCAATGCCTATCACAACCGTTATGTGAACCGAGTGGGCACGGTTTGTGAAGAGTTTCTCAATTCCCCTGGCAGTGACGAAGACAAATCCATTGCCCTGACTGTGCTTGGGGTGATGTATGATGAAGCAGGGCGTTACATCAATGCCATCGAACGATTGGAAAAAGCCATCCAATACGATTCCAAAAACTATTTTGCCTTTTATAATTTGTCCCTCGCTTTCAAACACGCAGGGAAATTTGAAGAAGCAAGGCGTGCCGCCCAGCGTGCCAAAGAAATTGCACCTAACGACTACCGTGTGGCCCTCTTACAAGGAAACCTGTTCCAAGAAATTGGGGACCCGACAAGTGCCATTGAAGCTTATAAAGAAGGACAAGCCCTTGCTCCAAGTGATGTCACACTTACCTATAACCTTGCGATCAGTTATCTAAAACAAGGGAATATGGCCGAAGCTATCTCCGAGTTCCAAAAAGTGGTACAAACGGCACCGAATTCCCAAACTGCTGTTTTGTCTTATGGCCACTTGGGAACTATCTTTTACCAAAGAGAAGACTATGACCGTGCGGAGTATTACTTCCGAGAAGTGATTCGCCTGAAAACGGGAGATGCCAAAGCTTACTATAACTTAGGTTTGGTGTATTTGAAGAAAAAAGTCCCAGAAGAGGCGGCCAAATACTTCCAAAAGGCACTCGATTCGAATGCAAACGAACCAGAGGTGTATCGTTACATCGCTGATGCGTTTTTGTCCATGGGACAAACCAATATGGCAATCACTGCTTTAAAAAAAGCGTTACTCTTAAAACCTTCGGATGTGGATTCCCTTTTTGCTCTTGCTGAGCTTTATTATAAAAAAGGGGAACTTGTGGAAGCGGAGAGTTTATTTCGTAGGATCATCCGCCTTACCCCTGGGGATACGTATTCAGAAACAGCCTATGTGAATTTAGGGATCATCTTGGATGAAATGGAACGGTACTCGGAAAGTATAGCGGCCTTTGAAGGAGCCCTTGCTTTAAATCCCAAAAACCAATCAGCCTATTACAATTTGGGTCTTTCCTATTTACACGCGGGAAAACCAACGATGGCAATCGAGTCCTTACGAAAGTCCCAAGCCCTGGATCCGAATCATGTTCCGTCAAGACTTGCCATCGCCGATTATTATTTAGAAAACCGTTTTTATAACGAAGCCATTTCCGAATACGAAGAAGCCATTGCATGGAAACCCGAACTCTATGAAGCAAGACTGAAACTGGCAGATGTTTACATCCAAACCAAAAATTACCCTGCTGCCGAGAAGATGTTAGTGTATGTGTTGGAAAATGCCAAAGACCCAAAAGAAATCAAACTCGCTCATAGAAAACTTGCCTTAAGTTATGCGAGTAGTGGAAACTCAGGGTTATCACGAAAAGCAAAAGAAGAAGCCTTTCGTGCCACTCACATTGATCCAGAGGATATGGAATCAAGGTTAGTACTCGCCAAAATCCTCATCGATTCGGGTTCCCTTGTGGACAGAGAAAAAGCAATTGAAGAGTTAACTGTCATTACACGCTCGGATGTGACACCTACCATTTCCTCCAAAGCACATAATTATTTGGGTGTTTGTTATTTTAAAAACGGGGAATTCAAACGAGCACTTTCCAGTTTCCAAACGGCCATTGATCTAAATCCCAGTTTGTCAGAAGCCTATGAAAACAAACGAGCCGCTCGAGCTCAGTATGAAAAATCTTTAGAATCCAAAAAGAGAACTTTTTATTGA
- a CDS encoding SET domain-containing protein: MKMKKKKSVKKAKKRKPVVYTEKDFIVKPSSVPNIGMGLFTKQTLYKGDTVGYYMGKIITDEQAESNKYVDSKYLLWICKDWWIYGEGRESNYTRYINHSSKPNAELITSVRWKTARFKVLKTIKEGEEIFFDYGKDYWDNVDFKPK, encoded by the coding sequence ATGAAAATGAAGAAAAAGAAATCTGTTAAGAAGGCCAAAAAGAGAAAACCGGTTGTGTACACCGAAAAGGATTTTATCGTAAAACCGTCTTCTGTTCCCAATATTGGTATGGGACTTTTCACCAAACAAACATTATATAAGGGTGATACCGTTGGTTATTACATGGGTAAAATCATTACCGATGAACAAGCGGAATCGAATAAATATGTAGATTCAAAATACCTACTTTGGATCTGTAAGGATTGGTGGATTTACGGGGAAGGACGTGAGTCAAATTACACTCGTTATATCAACCACTCTTCCAAACCCAATGCTGAACTCATCACGTCTGTTCGTTGGAAAACTGCAAGGTTCAAGGTCTTAAAAACCATCAAAGAAGGCGAAGAGATCTTTTTTGATTATGGAAAGGATTATTGGGATAATGTAGATTTCAAACCGAAGTGA
- the ribH gene encoding 6,7-dimethyl-8-ribityllumazine synthase gives MTALLEGTRIGNGQKHCVIVSKFNEFITESLLKGAKDAYRQHGVADSDVTVIYVPGAFELPQTVKRVLQSKKYQFSAIVCLGAVIRGATSHYDLVSGEAAKVGSVADGSVPVIFGVITTESIEQAIERAGTKAGNKGYEAATTAIEMANLFKEIG, from the coding sequence ATGACAGCTTTATTGGAAGGCACACGAATCGGAAACGGACAAAAACATTGTGTCATTGTTTCAAAGTTCAATGAATTCATTACCGAGTCCCTCTTAAAAGGGGCAAAAGACGCTTACAGACAACATGGAGTAGCAGACTCTGATGTGACCGTCATCTATGTTCCAGGAGCATTTGAGCTCCCGCAAACTGTCAAACGAGTCTTACAATCTAAAAAGTACCAATTCTCTGCCATCGTTTGCCTCGGTGCTGTGATCCGTGGAGCTACCTCTCACTATGACTTAGTCTCTGGGGAAGCAGCAAAAGTAGGATCCGTAGCAGATGGATCCGTTCCTGTGATCTTTGGTGTCATCACCACAGAATCCATCGAACAAGCGATTGAACGAGCAGGGACCAAAGCGGGAAACAAAGGATACGAAGCAGCAACTACAGCCATAGAAATGGCAAATCTTTTCAAAGAGATCGGATGA